In Candidatus Poribacteria bacterium, a single genomic region encodes these proteins:
- a CDS encoding M48 family metalloprotease — protein sequence MGQISIILIAGLLFLFSFEPPQTNMNISDAQVVLWTIVLTGFPILITCFVTFYVARTFPAHKEENLPTLYRLRRFMIIFECLSLAAYLCNLYLLNLPMLIHKYFAFFPMANLRQTLALLPLLIGLICIRLAFYRVNRRQSAHYKEILSLQFKFLLFPLLPMFLYLLIMDAIHWLPYPAKVFIAEHPYILIGLILPVIVSVYIFAPLLMQFLWKTERLAAGSALKEKLDRLTRQSGIKYREVVVWQTGSLLIANAAVAGAFPWNRRIFLTDALLEYFTDEEIETVVAHELGHIRYRHIPTYMLFSLFYLLNYPFFYRLVEEPLVAYLGESQPLLSVVSTVCSLVFLIVYFIFIFRYLSRRCEHQADLYAVRLTEKPEAFKGALAKLAVLNSVPKSIQRFFEIFNTHPSIHRRIEFINQWIEQNSAVQRYKDYLVEVKVLIALLPIFGILAVFLLR from the coding sequence GTGGGACAGATAAGTATCATTTTAATTGCCGGGCTGCTCTTCCTTTTTTCCTTTGAGCCACCGCAAACAAACATGAATATCAGTGATGCACAGGTAGTCCTCTGGACAATTGTCTTGACAGGGTTCCCTATTCTTATCACATGTTTCGTGACATTCTATGTCGCGAGAACCTTTCCCGCACACAAAGAGGAGAACCTGCCAACGCTCTATCGCCTGCGACGCTTCATGATTATTTTTGAGTGCCTCAGTTTAGCGGCGTACCTCTGCAATCTGTATCTGTTGAATCTCCCGATGCTGATTCACAAATACTTTGCCTTCTTTCCGATGGCAAATCTGCGTCAGACCCTCGCGCTGCTTCCCCTACTGATCGGACTCATCTGTATCCGACTTGCATTTTATCGAGTGAATAGACGCCAATCAGCGCACTACAAAGAGATTCTCAGTCTGCAATTCAAGTTTTTGCTTTTTCCGTTGTTACCGATGTTCCTTTATTTGCTGATAATGGATGCTATTCACTGGCTCCCGTATCCAGCAAAGGTGTTCATTGCTGAGCATCCGTACATCCTAATTGGGCTGATCCTACCGGTGATTGTTTCCGTGTATATCTTCGCCCCATTATTGATGCAGTTTCTATGGAAAACAGAACGTCTCGCGGCGGGTTCGGCGTTGAAGGAGAAGTTGGATCGTTTGACGAGGCAGAGCGGGATAAAATACCGGGAGGTTGTCGTGTGGCAAACCGGTTCGTTGTTAATAGCCAACGCAGCTGTTGCGGGGGCTTTTCCGTGGAATCGTCGAATTTTTCTGACAGACGCGCTTCTCGAATACTTCACCGATGAAGAGATTGAAACGGTTGTCGCTCATGAACTTGGACATATCCGCTATCGGCACATTCCAACATATATGCTTTTTTCTCTCTTCTATCTCTTGAATTATCCCTTTTTCTATAGGCTTGTTGAAGAACCATTGGTAGCATACCTCGGAGAATCACAGCCCCTTTTGTCAGTGGTATCGACAGTGTGTTCGTTGGTCTTTCTAATTGTTTATTTCATATTTATCTTCCGATATTTGTCAAGACGTTGCGAACATCAAGCCGACTTGTATGCGGTTAGGCTGACAGAAAAACCGGAAGCTTTCAAAGGAGCCTTGGCGAAACTCGCAGTGCTGAATTCAGTGCCAAAATCGATTCAACGTTTCTTTGAAATTTTCAACACCCACCCATCCATCCATCG